GCTCAGTGGGGATTACCTGCATGGGACTGGGCAAACCTCAGAGAGGCTGCGATCCCTGGGAGTGTCTAAGGGCAAATGAGCCAGAGGCATGTGGGGGGTTGCAATATGACCCAAGAGGATGTGAACCATTGTGAGGTGGCAGCTTCATGATTGGTTGGGGGAGCTTCATCATTGGTTGGCCTTCATTGTGACATAAGAAAGGAGGTGGGAAGGATCAGGAAGGAGCCATTTGGTGGTGACCATATATGGTCAAATGATGGGAAAACAAAGCAGGCTGTGATGAGTTTAACTCAAAGTTAATTAAAGCTGAATCATACCTTCTTGGCCAATGGAATTCGGATTCCCACCAAGAACAGAGTTCTGGCAGCAACCCAACATATACTTACCTTCCTGTAAGATCCATTGAGCTCAGTGGGCCTTACCTGCATGGGACTCATGAATGTAAAAGATTCCATATGTTCATAGAGAACTCCATGTCATACTCTGTCACATGGCTAGATTATGGACAGTGAACATCCCCAAATGTCTACACTACAGCATGCACAGTACAAAGGGAACAACGAGGATGTGGTCACCTCTACTTGATGCATAGATCCCTTTTAGAGGCCCTGCCCCTCCTCGATTTAGTGTCCAAAAGACAGGATGGCGTCAGAAGATAATCTTGGGCACATGATAGAGGGCTCTGCAGAGTTTGGTAAcattaccattttaaaaacaagacgCCCTGGGATCCTGTTCACCTCCCTGGTTGGGGAACTCTGGGTGTTTGTAGTTCAAATAAGTCACTTTCCTGAACCTCAAATTGTCTGTCCAAAGCAGCCTTGATCATATTGATTGGGGGATGATAGATGTCGTAGTCCAAGTCATTTGCAGCACGCTGGATAGAGGTGGATTTCTCTAAAGAGGCCAAACGTTAAAACTGGCACCTTGGAATAATTCTTGAGTTTTTCAGTtcaaaaccaaggaagaatgcTCCGGTTGGGTTTCCAGCTTGCTTTCTTGCCAtctggctgtatttttttttttttttggaagaaccCAAAATAAATCAGTTTGAAGCTCTCGGGTACAAGAGCCGGACAACTAAATCCGTAATTTCCCAATTTATTGTCTGGCCTTTCAGCCAGTTTAGTTCCTCCGTCCGTTTCAAACCTGCAcagtcaaaaaataaataaataaaacctcaggATTagtcccattattattattatttttgaaacgAGCAGCATGCTTTCTGTTTCGCAGTAAACCAAACGGACTGCTCATATTAATTCAATTACAACAGTTAAGGGGCCCACCCGGTGACTCTCGCTTTCTAGACAACTTAACAGGgattaaagaaagggaaaaaaaacagactcCAACTGTCTTTTGTGAAATCACAGATCACTTTTAAAACAAACGGGGGGAAGACGGGGAATTTTAGCACCTGCCTGGATCCTCAATCTGGTTGATGCCTGGGTGGATTGAATCCTGTACTGCTTTAAATTGACCCCAGCCTTGCTGTCGATTCAGACAAAATCTGGGGCACCCTCTCCCGACGGAACGCTCTTATTTTTTGGCATAAACCCGGTGGACATTCTTTCTGGGTTGTATTTTGTGGGTCAGTtgatttgaaaaaacaaacaaacaacaacacagcgTTCACCAGCCCATGGAAACAGGTGTTTTATGATACAGTTCCATTGTGGGAAGGACAGATGTTAGGGGAGATGATGGGAGCGCCTCTCCGTCTAATCCCCTCGGCCTGGGAGGTTCTAGTTTCctctattcctttcttcttcctcccccccctccttggaCAGCTGCTCATTGTCCTGGATCAGAAATGGGTTTCTCGCTCTCCGGTGGGCACGCTTTGACGTCAGAGCtgaccccctccccgccccactCCTCTGCCAAGTGGAGGGATGCTGGATTTTGGCCAAGGCACAAGAAAAtggccttctccctccccccccaaaaccaTGCTTAGGAAAAtattgcttctttctcctctggCGCAAAGGGCTGGGAGGGGTGCCAGCTGGAGGGTGCCGTTACATAATACTGCATTGTCCGGCAAGGAAGTGAGGTGGGTACCTTGGCAGCCCCTCTTTCCTCTGTTTTGAAAGAAAGCTTATTTGCACTTTAACTTTGGCGAGCAGTTTTTTTAGGAGATCAACCCAAAGCCAGCCTTTCTTGTCTCTTGTTAAAGAATATTGCCTGTGGCTTCTGATCATGGCGACCTGTTTTCTCTTAGAAGGAACTAGCAGAACATGTTCATcgaattgtgaagttggaagggcacCTCAAaggccatccaatccaacccgctgctcaaggcaggaatccagacccaaggagatctgccagggggttgcctaagtttctcttgaaagcctccagggcTGGAGGGCTCACCAGCTCTCGACGAGGTCCTTGagtctgttgtcgtactgctctaacagttgggaagtttttcttaatattcaaccaAATATCCAGTAGCCCAGTGCCATACATGGAATTTTAcagctcaaccccccccccctttggaggcCATTCACATTTAgaagactacaattcctagaatccacacacacacacacaccagttagTCCGGCCGCTGGGAACTGTGGCCCAAAATTATAACATGAAGTATGTTCTCCTCTCAAAGGCCGAGCGGGTGCAGAGGATGGTTTTATTCTGGTGCCCGGCTCCTCAAGGGAACTTTTAGGTCCATAAAGATCTTGGGGTGTGTCCTTCAACGTGGAGATTAAATGTTTAAAACCACTTTGCATTGTTTGCTGTGTTCCCGGTGTTTCTAAATGTTTGTAACCGCTTCTGCTGCTCCTTACCCTGAGATATTATAATTCAGAATGAGCTTTATTAAATGTCTGTTGTTATTATTTCCATCCTCCCCCCTCCGGCCGCCGTTTCCTATCCTGTTCTAGGTGGCGATGGTGGAAGTCCAGTTAGACGCCGACCACAACTACCCGCCGGGTCTCCTGATCGCCTTCAGCGCCTGCACTACCGTCCTGGTGGCCGTCCACCTCTTCGCCCTCATGATCAGCACCTGTATCCTCCCCAACATCGAGGCCGTGAGCAACGTCCACAACCTCAACTCCGTCAAGGAGTCCCCCCACGAGCGCATGCACAAGCACATCGAACTGGCCTGGGCCTTCTCCACCGTCATCGGGACCTTACTCTTCCTGGCGGAGGTCGTCCTTCTCTGCTGGGTCAAGTTCCACCCTTTGAAGAAGAAGCCAGCGTCGGCGTCCGGGGACGGCCATCCGGCCACCAACGACACCGCCTCCGCCATCACCGCCGGCGAGGCGGCGGCCATCACGTCCACCACCATCATGGTCCCCTTCGGGCTGATTTTCATCGTCTTCGCGGTCCATTTCTACCGCTCGCTGGTGACTCACAAGACGGACCGGCAGTTCCAGGAGCTGAACGAACTGGCCGAATTCGCCAGGCTGCAAGATCAGCTGGATCACAGGGGGGATTCCTTGCCCCCTCCCGGAAGCCACTTTGCttaggggggggaaaggaagaggaggaaaccaAGAAACGAACGAAGCCGAAACCACGCCATGAAACAAAACCGACCGATGCCACGGGGGACACGGTTTCTGTTGTGTTCTCAACACCGTAGTGCCTGTACGTGGGGCTCTACGGGAGGGGAGGGGTTGGTTTGGAAAAATTTAGTAGTACTGTATTTAACCCTtttagtgcttttttaaaaaaacagaaagaaatctcCAATCTGTTCTTGTAACATCTTGAAGGACTGATGTTGGGAAGTCATTCTGCTTTTGGGGCAACCTTCTCCTCCTCTAATCCGTGGCCTTCAGGGTGTTTTCTTTGAAACCATGATTCATGGGGCGGGGGGTGGTGGAAGGATGCTTGTTGTTGTCAGGCTGGGAAAGGGTGGGGGGACAGGAAGTGAGGGGCTAGTAGGAAAGCATCATATTTTTACTTTTCTATGTTTGATAACTGGCAGAGACTAGAATGAGTCCCCACTCCCCCTTTTGTCAGAACTGCACCACCAGCCTACAAATCAATGGACTTGAAGAAGGGTTGAATTTATGAATGACATGGGGGTGCACACATCATGTAGTACTGGCGAAGGGCAGAATGGCTCTTAGCAAGAGAATTTGCTTTCCAAGAATCATggcctttagctttatttttttttaaaatatcaactaAGTTTCTAGTCCATCTGGAAGCCAAGCTGTGCTTAAGGCTGAAGGAGAAGAGTCCTCACTCTCTTCCTCTTTAATTGTGACATGCAAGAAAGCGAATTGTGTTTTGCAAAATAGGGGAACCGGAGAAAACGGTTTTGGCCTGCCAGATTTGCAGAGAATGGTTGGTTTTTGCAGCTGCCGAGCATGGGCGATTTCCTTGCAAAGTCTGGCTTCgttttctttcaaagaaagagGGGTGGATTAAAGCACACAACGGTCCATTTGTCTCCGTGGCCGTGATCCCAATCATCCTTGCCTTCGAGTAGAGCTCGCGGAACCTGATGGCTTTTACTTCTCCGTAACTATGCATAAGATAGGCTTGTAAGTTATGGAGGCACTTAGAACAAATTATTTTGCTGTCATGGGGCAGGAAGTGGTTTTGCCTGTGGAAACCTCTTTGTTCTGGACCACGTTAGTTGTTCGGAGATGCAGATTGGACCGAcaatggactgcaattcccatcatccacgGCCACCATGGTGActgtggatgatgggaattgcagtccaagcagCACAACACTGGAGAAGCTGGCCTTGGATCTTTGACCGGGCTGCAGGACTTTCTGAAAAGCActtggaaaaatatataaatatgttatCCTAGATGAGTAGAACTAATCTTAACCTACCTGTCAGAGTGGCCAttaatttatatattgttttttttaaaaaaaacatgtatgtatgtaaatatgAAGGAGTCACATTCTGATATCAAAATCCTTAATATTTTTCGGATCTTTGCTTTGTTGCTGACTGAGAGCCCTCCTGCCTTTTCCTGGAAGACGTTTCGGATGGTTAAGAAAATAAATCTTAGGAGTATTTTCTTTTGGTGCCTTGAAGCTTTTTGTCTGCAGGGGTATTTTATTTATGCAGAGGAATCAGAGTGTGTTTTGTGTTCCTGGTTTATTTTATCCTTAAGCAGCCACCCTCCCTGCTTCCCCTGGGAAGGTTAATTACTTTTATTGTCAAAAGCGCTGTTTCCTTTGGAGTTTTGCCTTGGGCAGAGTTCCTCGTGGGGCTGGCCTTGCCGGGTGGAATGCTGGATGTGTTTGAATTGGAGAGTTATTTCAGGATGAGCGTGTTTGTGTTTTCCCCTTGCACGCTTTCTGGTATGTTTTCAGAGCCAAAGAACGGTGTTCTCTGAGAAGCGTCCCTGTTATTTTTTGCAGAATGGAAATGTTGCCTCTCCCACATCTCGCTTGCTTCAACTGCAAATAAACCTCAGTGCCGTTTTTTAAACTTTCTAGTcctcattaattaaaaaaaaatccagttgtgTGCCCGTTCTGACTCCACAGCTGGAGATCTAAACCACTCAGCCATCCTGCCAGTCAACAGTGTTAGGAGCCCCGCTCGGAGGCCacaaaaataagcaaatattgAAGATCTCCTTCACAGAACAAAATGTTTCcagaaatggaaggagggagaggctCAAGGCCAGCTTCATGGGGACGTATCGCATTCTGCGCGGTCAGAATCGTAAAGGGAACGGACAGGGCAGGTAACGTCCTGGACTCTATCAGCTGATGTGAACAGCTTGGGTTCTACCTAGTTCTGCTTTttgtggcctaaatccagttttttaatcccaactagagtggaTCTATTAGATCAATGGAAGCTTGGTAATCAATTTCCCTTACTGTGAGATCCAGCGTGGCCTAATGGATCAGGAGATCAGGCTAAAACTTGGGAGACCTGAGTTTAAATCCATACTCCGTTATGGAAATTCACGGGGCGGAATTTGCATGGCGAGGAAGACTCTTTAAGTATCTTATTAGCCCCTAAGGCTTTATTAGGGTTACTCTTAagtcggaagcaacttgacaatGTGTAATACCTTTCTTTGATTTCAGAGGGGCTAGCTTAACTGGGACTACAGTTGTTTTTAAGTTTATGATTTgccaggaaggagaaaaaaaagtccaACGAGAACATCTGTCTACAACCTGCTAGCTGGAAATAGACATCATTGTGAAAGTATGATGCTTCTTTCTCTGCAGGGTTGGGAAAAAATGGCTAGCTGCTGATATTCCTTGCTATTTTGGGGTACTTGTGTGGGTGCTCTCCTACCGAGCAACATCCAaagccctttttttttcttgttggggTTTGAGCTTCTTTGCCATCTCCAATATGTCCTGTCCTGAACAGCTCTGCTCAACTCTTATTAGTAACTcaaacctatggcttcctttagggaatcggtccgtcttatatttggtcttcctcttttcctgctgccttcaacttttactagcattactgtcttttccagagaatcctgccttgtcAGGATGTATTCAACGAAGGACGGCCTccgtttgcctccagagataagagttcaggcttggtttggatagacagatgcaaaaaaaaaggaaaaacaatgtaCAAATATATCTTTTTCTACTTTTTATTCTCAAAAATGAGTAAGAGAGCCAGTCCAATGATACCTTTTATTCGTAGGAATTCTTTGTAATGAAACACACAACATGATTGAGGGAAATCGTATCTGTACATTTTCTGGATCCCTTTAGGCATGCACTCATTTATTTCTGCTGTATCTTGGGAAGGAGAcagcagaaataaatatttctagacAATTGTTATAAATAAGCAGACAAGGTTCTGTTTTGCCTGCTCTCTGGGTTGGCTTGAGTGTGTGTGGgagtgtgtgtgcctgtgtgtttatagtttttaaaatcacctttcTCTGCAGGATTTGTACCTACTCTTGTTTGGAAATAATTGTTAACTATGACTAAAAATGAAACtagaaaattaaaattatttttccagtttaCTCTGTGTGTGCTTTGGTGctacatttttcatctcttgtctctttttttttccttctaggaAGGCTGTGTTgtgaggtttgtgtgtgtgtgtgtgtgtttcttttcaacTGTTAACTGTAGGCATTTTACAGGTCGAGAAAGAATGAATAACGTTGACTGTTACTCATTTTGATGGATGCGTTTGATGATAGCtattgccccaccccaccccaaataatCTGTCAGGGAGAATGCTTTGCCCCCAGTGAGCACAACCGAGAAACTTTGAGGTTACAACCTTTTCTTTattatcttttcctttctcttcccccatctccCTTTTTTCTATGGGGCCCGGAGGAGGGCGGTACTTTTTTTTAGGAACTAAAATTAGGCCTTTGCTTGCTGCTTTTCTTAAACTATTTAGCAGAATTTGCACACCTTACAGAACGGAGACAATCCAATCAAAGTTAAATAGGATACCCTTTTGACTGAGTTCAAAGATCATGAATGAACAGACCTGATCCGTAAGCCCAAGCGGATAAATACAAGAGCACTGGGTACTGCTAggcaaagatgtggaaagagcattctgcatgtgctcagaggCACCCTTGAATAGGCTTATGTTCCACACTGCTTGTCAGCATTTAAAAACTTAAGTGGATGGCCCCAACAGCTCATGTACCTCTTCCATCATCACCCTGTTGCAAGAGGAATCCTTTCAGAGGGAcactttagagcaggggtgggcaactgcaGCCCTAAGAGCGAAACCCGGCCCTCTAGGTTCTGCCATGCCTCTTTCCCCATGACatcctttcccagttttggtCCAGTTTATTTGCCCATTCTAAAAGTTTTGAAATATCTCTCACCAAGCGTCATTAGGAGGTTTAAGCTCAAATATGTGGTCGTTTCTGAGGCTCCCTTTTGGCCTTTGGACCCACCCGCCACTAGAATGTAGTCCCGGAGTACCTCTCAAAAATTCAGAGCAGGTCTTGAGCTGAAAGAGGGTTCCTGTGgatggtctgttcaatcccactGTGTCCAGATTCCAGGAAGTTCATAAGGGATGAGAATTTCCCCATATTTCTAATTAGGAAAAGATCCtacacctatatatatatagtatatggGAAAAGCATTCTTTATGAATGTACGTTGGTTGCATTTGGTGAATGTTGGTTATCTCTGGGgttgaaacaggaaaaaaacagaggtcCTAATCGTAGTTATTGGCCGTCATCTTTCTTTCTGTGGCTGAGAATTTAATTCCTCCGTTTTCTCTAACATCTGGAGTGCCTCTTCAATCACGCCCTCAGGATCCAGCAGTTCGATCTGAAATCGCAGCACAAGAGAGAAGGGGTTAGGCCAGGGTGGGTGACGTGGCAGCCTCGGCTTTGAATCCGGCCTGCCGGCGGCTTGGCCCATCCATGCTTGAAAGAAAGGCCGTTTCTCCTTGCCAAATTCTCCACTGATGAGGGACAAACGGAGCCAGGACAGTGTGTGAAGGAACGCCAGGGTACAGAATGGCAGAGATACACCCCTTGCTTATGCAACGGGGGAAAGAAATAGGTGTACCTCCTGGCAGTGAGATGTAGGCACGCCTGGCTCCTAGAATTGGTAATTTATTAAGCCTTCCGTAATGTAAAAGCCGCTCCTTGCTTAAATTTAGGCTGGTGGAACACAGAGATCCTTGGGGATTAAGAGTGATTTTTTTCCAAGCCCGCACAACCCTGGTGGAATCTGAGGCTTCTCCCTTTTTCAAGGAGATCATCCCCACAAGATCCCACCGCCGGACCAAGAAGGAGCACAAAATGCTTTATCTTCAAATAATAGCTtgcagggaggggaagggaaataGCATCTCTGGATGTTGAGTGCAGAAGCACAAGGCCAAGTATGGCGAATATTTGGAGTTTTCAGCCCATCCGCCCGTCCTTCATTGTTACTCTATAATTAAGCTCAGAACTctctacccccacccccatagcAACCCATTAAGGTTTATTTAGTATTTATCCCGTTCCCCAGGCTGTCCTTGATTACGAACCTATCGagaaatataccctgtttccccgaaaataagacagagtcttatattaattttttgctccaaaaaatgcagtagggcttattttcaggggatgttttatttttgccatgtataaccatctacatttattcaaatgcagtcacatcatcttctggttgctgcacagtggtggatggagggcagggtttcactgatAACTAGGGCTTTTTTTGAGTAGGACTTACATTaggggcatcctgaaaaatcatattagggcttattttcaggttaagtcttattttacGGGGAACAGGGTACAAGGAACCGAAACATTAAACGCtctgaaaagaaacagaggggaAAGACTGGCTTGGCTGGAAGGCGAAGAAGGGAGCAGAATCCAGTTCTTCTTTCTTGGGCCATTGAGAACGTGGTCAAAGAATCTACAGTTTTGCAGACTTGAAGGAAAAGCCAGAGcaaacacattttaacaacagCCTCTACACCCGGTATAACAGAGGTATTCCTAGAGAGAGAACTTCTTTGCAAAATGTTAAGGCCACTTCTTAGATTAAATTTACCTAAAACACAAGCCCTCCGCTGTTAGGGGGGGGCTCGACCAGTCTGATTAGAGAGAAGTGGAAACGTGTGTAATAGGTAACATGAACTCAGAGGAGAGAGATCAGACagaaaaatagatagatagacccAGGTATATTCCCACGTCCCTCTCTTTTCTATATCACCAGTCACCGATATGTAGATTGCTACTCTTTGGCTTACTTCCCTCCTCCAAAGCTTGTTAATGTTACTGCTcatctttgagagagagagagagctagacaCGAGGTCTCCAGTCACTACCAGCACATCTGCACATATGGAAGCCAAATTCAGGAGTTTCTCTAATGAGGTAAAGATCCTTTCCTCCTGCCCTATTTCTAAGCATaaggttttgttgct
The genomic region above belongs to Pogona vitticeps strain Pit_001003342236 chromosome 14, PviZW2.1, whole genome shotgun sequence and contains:
- the LOC140701262 gene encoding calcium release-activated calcium channel protein 1: MSLNEHSMQALSWRKLYLSRAKLKASSRTSALLSGFAMVAMVEVQLDADHNYPPGLLIAFSACTTVLVAVHLFALMISTCILPNIEAVSNVHNLNSVKESPHERMHKHIELAWAFSTVIGTLLFLAEVVLLCWVKFHPLKKKPASASGDGHPATNDTASAITAGEAAAITSTTIMVPFGLIFIVFAVHFYRSLVTHKTDRQFQELNELAEFARLQDQLDHRGDSLPPPGSHFA